The Larus michahellis chromosome 9, bLarMic1.1, whole genome shotgun sequence genome contains the following window.
GTTCTTTGAGATCAGGCACCGCAACTGCTGCGCTGAGGCTTACTGAGATACAAACCCATTTTCAGCTACTAAAAAGACATTTATTATCTTCCCTAGCTCATAGCATGAGAAGGTGGGGCTAAAGATTGACAATCTGAGACAAGACCAAGCACTTGGCTTTATAAGCCTTGGTGAGAAACGCTGCGCAATGTCTCTCGTCTGTCCTGCCTAATTGTGTCTGTGCTAGAGAGGACAGGACCGAGCAAGTGGAGATTCACGCACGGGTCCACAATCTAGAGACACAGCGGATCACACCTGAGAAGAAACAGTTTGTAATTATGTTTAGAATAAATCCAGCAAACATAAGAATATtataacactgacaaaaactttCAATTCAACGGTGTTTTATGGAGGCCAAATCCAAACGCATCCCTGAAGTGCAAATCTAAAAATCAATGTTTGATAATCGAGAcccttttttcttatcttttaaagCCCAAGttgcagaaaaacacatttcagctGCAATGCCATTGTTCACTATAAAATGAAAGTTACTCTCTTATTTATACGGTTGCTTACGTAGATTGTCTCGCTGGTACAGGAAGCAATCAGCAAGTTCGCTACTGATATACATCCTCCAATTTGACAGGTAATTTTTTCTAGCTTTCCAGAGACGAGTGCTCCTAACCCAGGGCTAGGGATCTTCTACAAGAGTGTAGAAGGACAGAATTCCTTCACTGCGCTCACGATGGACCACGAAATCCAAGGACTGCATTTATCACAGAGAATAAGGAAGCACTGGGATGGCACATACCTGCTCCTTCAGGTTTTCCAGTAATGTTTCTATTTTTAGTTTGTCTTCTCTCACTTTTTCTAACTCAGCTTCTCTCTTTTTATATTCATCTTGTACTTTCAAAAGATGCtggaagagaaaagataaaaCTCAGTTCTTAACCTGCCTTTCATCTCCTACtgtttagggaaaataaaaagaatatggGCTTTTCCACGAAGACCAGACAGACCATACTCAGAACAATTACAAGGTGAAGTATACAACAAGAAACCTTTTCTACAACGTACCTTAGAAATGTCTTTGTGAACACTATTAGCGTACAAAACCAGCATGACTCTGTAAACATGGGGCAGTAATTCCGTCATCAACAAGCCTTCCCCGCCTCTGAAATAAAGCACGTGCTGTGCGCTAGACTGCAGGTAAGCACAGACTCAGCACTTCAGAAGTCACAGTGTGGCCAAGCAAAGAGCACACAAGGAATCCATAAGGTACGCATTGTTTCCGTGTGACTTATCAGTTCATAAATAATCGCTGCTTTGAATGTTTGCTGGTTTGCGGTTTTCTTGGCAACACTGGAAATGACAGAAAGTTGCTCCCATTTGCCAGTCTTGATGCCACTGCCTGTTTGTGTTTCCGCCCCACACCACAGCCCCTTTGCCTTTCGAGCAAGGCCATGGCTATAGAAAAGTCGTGCCCACCTTCTGcatgccctgcagagcctgctggAGAAGCTTCATCTGCTGCTCCTTGGTCGTGTCCTCATCCCTGCTCGCtttgccctgctcctgctttAGCAGCTCCACCTCGTTGCGGTAGGCGTCCAGCTGCCAGCGCAGActgtcattttcttctttcagggcTTCCACCTGCGACACCAGCGCTGGAGAACAAGGCAGCAGGGACCAAGAGTCAAAGGACTGAGGGCAAGAAGCCCGCGGGTGCTCTCCCCCAGTGCACAGTGGCTCTGTAGCTCCCAGCGCCCAGTTACAAATCAAGAGTACCAAAATGAACTTCTCCCAACCACTGTTTGCGACGCCTCTTTAGAAAACAAGCTCCTCTGGACAAAGAGCACCTCTCGGTAGTAAGTGTAGATTTTTACCtgactcttctgtttctttcatctCTGATGGATCTTCTATTTCTTCATCAGACATTtccatttcctcctctcttcgAATACCCATTAGTTCATCGTTATGAATGTTACGAATTTCCTAAGGTTCAGAAAGTAGaggggttttttaaatactgatttcaAGGAACAGACTGGTTGGATAAAAAGATACTGAAATCTAAGTCTGAAAAATCCAACTCTGTGATACAAGAAAGGGgaaacgattaaaaaaaaaaaaatcggcacAGCCTATTAGATCAAGGACAATATCTTGCACGAGCCGATCTGTCAGTTCTGCTGGTATTACGGACTTGCCATCTGCCTTCTactctctgcccagggcaggcaccTCGCCTTTCCCGCAGGGTAGTTTCTTGGTGATCCCCCTCCCCGCATCTGCCCTGCCTGATGTCCACACGCCTCTCCTCGCTCAGCGCGGCCCAACCTCGGAACCTCCCCCGGGTCGCTGCCTCGCGTCCTCCCGCTCGCAGCGCACATCGAGATCAGAACCTCCCTGCCACCACgagctgctctgccctgccccacacaACAAGGGCTGTGCCACCCGCACCCCTCCCCGGGCTCCGGCTACCAGTCCAGCACTTGACACTACACCTCCGTAGCCCCCCGAGCCCCCGGgctctctgggcagcagcaggctgcagagcGGGGCCCTCCCTCCAGCAGGGACGCCTCTAAAGGTTACCCCTCAAGGCTGAGAGACCCCTTACCCCACATCTTACATCTATAACAAGGTAAGCAACAGTTTACATTCGGCCTAAAAGTATATTTTATTCTAGCAACACTTTTTAATAGATATATCCAGCTATAGCTTAATTATTAGAAGCAGAGTAAGCGACAGAGTGTTTGACCACTGTCTAATCACTGTCAAGTCACCATTTAATTACTATTCAATTATCACTTAACTGCCATTTGATCTTCATTCAATCATCGATTAATTATCATTTGATCATTGTTTAATCATCAATAAAACCCTTCTCATTAACCCCACAATGATGACTTCTCTTAATTCCCCTGCGACAGCTCCCCCACTGGTGATgtcccccccgacacacacagcCCGGTGGCCAGCGACCCATCTCcctggcatttctttctcccaCACCTTCCAAGCACTGGCCTGCACGGTGCCCGGTACCACCTCGCCATGCACCTCTCTCGCCCCGCTGCAGCACGTCCGTATCCACGATCCCCAGCGCTGCCCACTGCGTTCCTCCCTGCTCCGTGCCTCCTCCACGGCACTGCATGGCTGCACCACCAAAACCTACCTGAGACAGAGGtcacagcagctggaagcaggaatTGTAAGTACATAGACGAGGCCAGAGACAGCCCGGCCGCCTCCTGACCCTTATCAATGGCGGTGCAGCACCTGAAGgttctctcccctctcccactgtgctcagcccccaccaGTGACTCTCCCTCCGGCTGCTGGGATCCTCTCCACTCTCTGTCCCAGTCTTGGTCCACAGCAGGAATGAGAAAGGAACAGAGACGCTACCTCCTACACTGGTCCCTGAgccaccccagctcctgcctgtgcATGTCCTTTCTGCCCCATTCACCTCGTCCAGGCAGACCTGGCCAACCCCCCCTGCTCCTCCAGGCAAGGTCCTCTGCTCTGTCCCCTGCTCCGGAAGCAGAGCTCTGCATGGACACGCATCACCCTGTGTGCGAGGGAAGGCAACACTTAGCTCAGCCGCCCCATCCCTGCTGCGGAGTGGGACAAGCAACATTCGGAAAATGACAGTCAGTTATTGAAGGAGATGGAGATGCCATGAATACTTACTAAAGGCTAGCACAGGTGGCCAAGTGTCCCTACCCGGTGTCCATTTACCACAACTTCACTTGGTCTGTACACCCCAGAAACAGCCACAGGAGAAAATATGTAGAAGATTTGCTTATGAAATAATGTCCAGCTCTTTCTGGATTTTACTCTAATGGTCTGAAACTTTCAAAAACTCTGCTTGCCAGCACCAAGCACACATCCAAGAGCAGCCAAGAGCGATAACGACCATGCTTTCAGCTGGGATGAACCTTGGGGACAGCAATGGGGAAAGGGCAAGAACAAGGCAGACCCGAGCGCGACAGGCAGCACTGGCTACACTTCCAAAGCAACGGCTGCCTGCCCTGGAGGCCACCCGTAACATGGCAGCTGGGTTGGAGATCAGAGGAGAATCTTCCCGTCGTCTTTAATTGACTCTGCTCAATAGCTAACGCAGCCTCAAAGCTGGAGATGGCTGCGCAGAGTGGAGCACGCTCCGGGGCCAGGCTTGGCTATGCCATGGCTCACCAGCGCCCTGACTGCACCCGAGGCCAGCCCTGgatgggagaggaaaaagcaCCAGAGAAGCCAAATACTTGAGCGAGGCCCTTCCTAAGGAAGGGAACATGCTGGCTGGTAGCTGCCGTAGCATGGTGGTTCACCAGGTCTCAAGCTTCTGTGGCTTCTCAATGActgcctgcagctccaggacCTACCAGCACCGCCTGGGAAAGCCACCTTAAGTCACCAGTGTTAAAAACAAGACCCTGGCTCAGCCCAACAACTCCCTGCCACAGTCCCCTTCCTGAGCTGCCCGCCAGGCTGTCTGTGATGCGGTGACCCACAGGATTAAATTCTGCCAAAAGCTGTACCAAGAAGATGCATCCTGTGGGTCCACCTTCCTTTAAGAGAAGGCTCTAAGAAGGCTGAGCCCAGCAGCAAGTACTCCTGGAAGAGGCCTCACCAGTGGTCTCGCTGCCTCTTCCCACCAGGAGAACTTACCTTGGAACAAAAGACAGCTCCAAATGGAGAGAGTGCTCCCACCCCGGCATAGAAGGCAATCGCAGGAAAGAACAGGAGCACTAGGGCTCAAAGTGGAGGCATAACTGGAATCAGACTCTCCGCCTGGCTCATCAGGTATAAAAGGAAATGTTAGCTCCTCCTTTAGCTACTGCGTAAGGTTTGACTCAGTGGGATTTGAAAACCAAGTCCCAGAAGTGCAGTCTCACATGGAGATCACAGCTGAAAACTTCCTAGGAAGACACGGTCAATTAGAGTTTTCCAACGTTGTGGAGGATCGATCATCTGCTCCTTTACCAGGCCACTGGCTGGGTATTATCCAGCTCGACAGATTTCTCCCAGGTCGCAGCTATGCGGGGAAGTGGCCTGCACATACCCAACCGAGTGGTGATCagagaatcacagggttggaagggacctctggagatcatctagtccaccagCCTGTCAACTTTGCCCAGATTTAAATAATCTTAAAGGTGAAAGATGACTTCTGGCTTTGCTGGGATAGActtgtttttcatgtttgtaaCAGGGAACTCGATACTTGAGAACAACGCAGAACCATAGGAAGACTTACActggagggacgggatgccaaccggagggacctggacaggctggaggagtgggcccatgtgaacccatgaggttcaacagggcaagtgcagggtcctgcctctgggttggggcaaccttTGGTAtccatacaggctgggggatgaagggatggagagcagccctgccgagaaggccTTGGGGATGGCGGGCAGTGAAAAATTGGacacgagccagcaacgtgcactcGCAGGCCAATCGTATCTGGGGCTGCATCAcccacagcatggccagcaggtggagggaggggattctgcccctctgctctgctttgctgagacccccctgcagtgctgcctccagctctggggcaccaacagcagaaagacacggagctgtcggagcggggccggaggaagCCACAGAAATGGTCAGAGCTGGAggccctctgctgtggggacaggctgagagagctgggggggttcagcctggagaagagaaggctctggagagaccttactgcagcctttcaatacataACATGCAGAGAGGATATTGTGCAACCAAATTTGCACTCCCCATGATGGCCTTTCGATacataaagggggcttacaagaaagacagagagaaacttTTTACCAAGGGctgtagtgacaggacatggGGCAACGGTTCTCAACTGAACCAGGTTCAGACCGGACATAGGGAAGAAAAGATTTatgatgagagtggtgagacactgcaacaggttgcccagagaagctgtgggtccCTAACAGAAATCAGTGCACACGCCTGACGGACCGGCACGCTGCAGGGGTTTGGGCAGAACAGATGTGCTCTCCAGCCTGGGGGCTCTACTTGCGAGACAGACCCCTGAATATTGCAGAAGAGAGATTTGAGAAGGAGTAGCTGAACAGCATTTCAGCATCATACTGACAGAGTAAGTGAACAAGATGCTGTGGTTGAAAGCTAACCTCGCTCTTTATTTGCTACTCTACAGCTTCTGTATTACAGTCCTTTTTCCTAGGAATAACCAAGCACTTCAGAACATGCGTGTCTACAAGCAGCGCCTTTGCCCGGGTGGGGGTCATGAAGCATCTCCAGACTTCCAGCTCTACAGGCAGGCTCCCGCGGGATGGCTGTGTGCTAGAAACACTGAGGGCAATCCCCAGCTGGGACCCAGAAAACTGGTCTTCCAGAGAATTACCGGGCAACGTTAGGCAAATGCCTCTTCACTCggtgcctcccccttccccatctcAAGAGGGTTCATTCACTACTGGCTACATGGGGCTCTGGAAAGGCACTCGACGAGCCCCAGCACTCAGCACCTTTGCTTTGCAAGCACGCGAATTGAAACAAAGGAAAACGAAAACCCAAAGCTGTCATGCAGAGTAGGATTTGCCACACAAACCTGACTAATCAGCAGTGTGTGCAGACAAGACCCTCTTGGCTGTTGACACATCTGTCACGGGAACACTTGGACAATGGTGCCAAACACCCAGTTCCTTTCCAGTGCCTCAGCCGCGGCTGCCACCTTACGCATCCAGATTGATGTtcccagcacagctttgctgGGCGCTGCCAACCCACTGGGCTGGAAACCTTCACAAGGTTATGCTGAGATTAGAAAGCATCTGCTCTGCCTGATGTGTCAGAAGACACACAAATGACAAGATCAGCTCCAAACTGCTAGCATTTATGCAGTGAACAAGGAATGTTTCCAAACACAGGAGCATCTCCCTGGATTAGGATAAAAGGCAGGTATTTTTCATAGCAGTTCTTTTCTACACTTCAGATCTGGGTCCCGCTACTTCAAAAGACTCTCTATTGCCAGTGGCAGAAACCTGATTCAAGCTCCATCCTACTTTAAAAGCTTAATGAGcaagaaaaataccatttctttaTCTTTCCTCCAAAACTATTGGTACCCCGGGATGACAGTACTTCTGTTACCACTTCCCCTTTCTAGGGAAGGGACACAGAAGTGAGACTCCAGGGGAGACGAGCTCTGACCAGAAGATCCACCATGGGGCGCCTCTCGGTCACCCTCCACGCTCCCAGGAGCACAGCTGCCTCCTCCCGTCGTCCTCGGGCCAGACAAACATCAGGATGGGCCTCACTGCCAGAGGCAGCCAGCAACGCGACATCCCTACTACGCAGGGGACAGAAGGCAGCATGTATTGCATCACAGACTCCAGGAGAAGCATCTCCCAAAACCATCACTTTCCTGGGAGACCGCCTTTCTTTAccttagctttatttttcctgacGTTGTGTCTGACTGCAGTAAGATTTGATCAGATAAGGGACCGAGAACTACTCTTCCTCTTGCAGGAAGGGCAGTTTGAGCGACATGCCTTCTTCCATCATCCCCATCCTTGTCACCACCTTTAAACCCCGTATTTCACTAGCAAGGTGGCTGCATGGGGTAAACACGCAAATATGAGAACATGCTCCCTCAGGGTTTGCAGACTGTCCAGCTCTAATAATTTCCACCCCTCACTCTGTCAATAAAATGTGATAAAACAGATCTCTGATGACGCTtagggtttgttggttttgtttggttttttaacctCTCTCTAGAAGTCCCTCTTGCTTTAACATAAAAACCAGCAGAAACCAGAtcagtaattattattattgtgcaCAACTTCAATCAGCATACGGATCTCAATGCATTGCTACTAGTACCACAAAGACCAAGAGAAAATTGATTACCTGTAACACAAGAGACGACTGAGTAATTCCCATCTTACACTGCGAATTAAGGTGGTGTTATCCACGCGAGCACTGTGCAAACTTAACATCAATATCCTGACAAGAAAGAGACTGTGCTGGAGGATCTAACACAATAAAAAATTACCAACCTCTGCTTGTTTGCACCACACGCTGATGTTCTTACGCTGAGCTTTCGTGAAATGGTCCCAAGCCTTTTGTTTGGAGGCAGAATGGTACACGGCCACTATCTGCTCGACTGTAGTATCAAATCAGCAGTCAAATCAGGCCAGAATATCATCCAGAGAGGGCGAACAAGAGGAGTAAAGGAGTAAAAAAGTGGAATCAGGCAGGTGGTTTGGCTAACCTTTTCTTATAACACTGTACTGTGCTGCAGCTAGGCTCAGGAAAGGGACGCTGCGCCTGGAAAGAAAAGTGTGGACTTCACCAGGCCAGTGTCAAACGCCCACAGAGTAACGGTCAACTGGGGAAACGGCATCTGCGCTCAACTGGAAAAAAGGCAGGCACACGCTGCgctgaaaaatattgaaatccGCTGTGCAACGCTGCCTGTGAGTGTAACAAGCACACCCGGGTAGCACTCGCTCTCTAAAATGGGCTGGTTCGGTACAACTGTGAACGCTGGCACTTTGGGACTGCACCCACGGGGCAGAAGAGTGTCCAAAGGACGGTGCCACAGCCCGAGCACGACCACATCCCGCCCGGGCTGACCACGGACAAAGGATTCTGGCATCAGCCATCGGCTCTTTTAGTTCCGGAGATTTATTCCTTCTATTTCTCTAGAAAATCTGagggttttggaaaaaaatagaggttTTTTGGAAATACAAAGCACTTCTCCTGCATGAGAACTCACCCAACAGCAGAAAGCACATCTATCtaatatattaattatttttttcacccttGTGATGTTGTGGTAGGCATAATTCTTACAAAATAAGATCAGCTATCTGCCACTTAGATTAACCTGAGTGGCTGAGGTACCAGTGGGCGTTTTACGGAGCGGAGCTGAGTGCTACTGTCTGTGACTACTTACTCTGCAGGCCTTACTGTATTTCCCTCTGGATCGTGTGCCCGTATTTTTTACCATGAACGGAATtcaaaaaaaataactaaaaattaaGTGTTAAACAAATAAAAGCCGAAACTatcaaatataaatttttatatgAATATAACGTTCACAACCCAGCCAAGGGGCTCAAGGAGACTTCATACAATTGTGGAGAAGGCTCTCTGAAAGGtactcttaggaaaaaaaaaaagtaaaaaaataattcagacttACTAAAGAAAGGATGTTTAAGAGGCAATGAATGGTTTGAGGAACTGTTATAAATCACATCTTGGAACTAATATAGCCCATGCCTCTTCCTTGATTTCATGATTTAATAAAGAACTGGGATTTGAAAGACCCAGGTTCGAAATACTGTTTCGCACCAGGTTTTCAGCTGTGACTGAGAACAGGGTGTTGGGAACACTCTGCTGCGTCCTACCTTTGGCGAATAAATCCTGCACACTTCGCTGAGGCACCAGATTACCAGGAACTTACCTTGTCTGTGCACAGAAGTGGAGTTGAAAAGATGACAGAACTACTAACAGACTataattaaaagaggaaaaaaattaagaattcacTCTCTCCTCCCCCCAGATGTGGGCTCTTACTCCAATAAAAAGTACCACATGAAGCTTTTGCCAAGTTAATGACACACGCTAATAAATTAACTGTAGCTGCACGGAAGcaattgctgcttcttttcctggAGCCCTTTTAGCATGGCCTCTCCAGAGTCTAGAAATTAAGCGTCTTCCCTACAACAACAGACAAACGACATTCAGCGCAGAAGCACTACTCACACTGAACCAGAATCCCTGAGAGCGCGAGTTTGAATTTCTCTTTAGCTTCTTCCATCTCTTTCTCATGAGCTGCCTTCTCGTTCACCAGTCGGCGAATGTGGCTGTTGGCCGACTGGATCATGGAGTAGAAGTTGTTGGCCGTCCTCCTGTTCACTTCTCCCCGCTCTATCCAGGTCAGCAAGGTCTGGATGGCTTCCAAgaactttgtgtcatctgcagcgAGAAAGGACACCTTTACACCACAGAAGTCCAGGGCCTGCTGCGCAGCTTTCAGACCCTTCTCAGGCACCACTGAACTGCTCTCTTACTTCGGGCGACTAATTACAACTCTTGAAAGCACGGTATTATCTGAATACAAGGCTATAGAAAGGGAGGCAAGCCAAACATCAAGCTTATGGAGCAAACCAGCTGTTGAGGTGCAACAAGAGGACACCAACTGCTGGAAACCTACCGGAAAACTTCATACGTCTCTTCAGATGTACtctttcatgaaagaaaatatCCTCCAGCTCCAAAATAATCAGGCCACACGTAGGTCTTAGGCTTCAAAGGTCTTAGGACTTACACTACTCCTTTTAACATGCACAAAAATGGTTTGGCAGAAACTATCGTACTCTAGTATGGGTttgtgtttcatagaatcatagaattgcccgggttggaagggacctttccgatcacctagtccaaccatcaacctaacactgacaaaaaccatcactaaaccatatctctaagctctacatctatccatcttttaaGTAACTCCAGGGACGGTGAAAAGACCACCATTTACAAAAAGACCAACAATTCTGAAAAAGAGATGGCCAGGAGAGCTGCTGTGTGCAGGCTGAGGGCTCAGCAAGGCTTAGATGGCACCATCATTTCCGTTCAGCAAGATGAGCCCTGGAGAATACAAGCCTCTGTCCCAGCATCTGCGCAGAAGGGTGGCCATGGCCCGCAGAACCACTTACCTTTCAGCTTTTCAGCGACAACACTACACTCGTGGTCGGAATAATGGACGACGGGAGGTGGGGAGGGCGGGCGGAAGCGCTCCTCTTCCAGCCTCCTGCGATGGCGCTCCTCTCTCGCCAACATCCGCTGCTTGCATTCCCACTCGTACAGATCATCCCGAGCCTGAGCAAAATCCACATGCAGGCGCCCAGTATCCTTCTTGTCAGTGCTGGAGCCCAGCCTGATGCGATAGCCTGGCAGTGATGACAGCAGTGttcagaggggacaggtgacacACGTCAGGCTCCAACCACCCACCAGTGTCCACCTCTCATTCCTACAGAGCCAGGAAGGCCCTGAGCAGAAGAGGTTAGTGCACAGAAGCAAtgctggaaaaggaaatattGTTAGGGGGGTTGCTGCTATCTGCCTGTGCTTTGCACATCCTAGGCAAGCTCTTACTTGGGATGTTCCTCCTCTAAACAGGTCCGGGGTCTCGAGTAGCAACTGTTTAATTGCATGTAACCTCTTCGTGCTGCGGGACTAAGCCCAGCTGCTCACGTGGGGAAGGCAGAACTGACTTGGATTCTTCCACACTTTCACAAACTGCAGAAgctggggatgggaagggtgAGGTGAGACACGGCAAAGAGAGCAGCACATGGGTGGCGGTAATCTTTGGAACAGCCCCCATCACCCGATGGGAGCGGGGATAAGGTCAGCAAAGATGTACATCCACTGTGTGGGAACTCTTCTCACTGCCACCAAAGTCTGCAGGACTCCTCGTCTGGATGCACAAACGTGCTAAAGGCTCTCCTCCATGGTTAGGAGAAGCACAGGTGGGATgtagggaagaaaatattaactACAGAGAGGCTTTGTACAAAGAACAAACCCAGAAACAATGCTCGCGTGTGGAGGACGCTGATGGCTGTGCACATGACCACGGGTTTGGGCAGGAGGAACTATAATCAGAGAATGCCCGCAGCTGGAGAAGCTGTGCTGGCCATGTAGAAGGGGTAATCGCAAAGAGACACAGCTCTTACTAATGGGACATTGCAAGTCTAACTCAATTCAACAGTCTCTGGAGTGAGATGCAATGCTTACGATTAGCCAAAACAGACTACAGaaagttttctgttattttaaacagCAAAGAGCATTTCCCTCACTTATCTTGACTATCTCATCTCTCTGGAGATAGTACTGTCTTTGGAGGTAATACCCCGGTTTGTTAATACGCTGAAAGGATGAATTTGGAAGGGATTTTTAGCATGAAAATAGAGTATTACTGTATTTTCTAGAATGGTAAAGAGTCAGGTGGAgagcccaggctgctcagggcagatGTAACGAGCAGAGCAAACACGGGCTTGGCTGGAAACGCACAACCTGCCAGTCACAGAGTCTGTGAACACCAACAGCAAGGTCTCTGTCCTCCAGGAAACAAACCTCTTAAAACCCTACAGGCACAGAACAGGGGCTCCCTAGGCAAGGGGAGCCCAGGTGTTTCAGCTCTCATgactaacagggaaaaaaaaataattgatgaaaGTCAAGCACACCATCCAATTAATTGAGAGCAACTGCGAATTTTTATAGGCGTCTTAAACATTATCTACAGAATCAACTGGACACTGCTCCAGGTAAGATGGGGATCTCTGATTGTACCTCATCCCAGTATTTTGCAGAGGTTTGCAGTACCCAAGGTAGCAAAGCATTGCTCTCTCTCCTGTCAGGAGCTGTTTTCATGTATttaagcagaaatgcaaaagcagcagaaCGAGAGGCAAACTGACACAACATTAGACAAATATTCCAATTGCAACAAAGCCTGTCATTATAACCACAAAGAAGTTATTACGTCTCTGTCCCAGAATCTAAGCTGCCATCCGAGATAGAAATACACCTACCAGAAAGATAAAGTGCCTTGTCCACCATGAACTCTTCAGCAAAGCGGATATGACAGAAATTCTTCTTACTCTTCCGAATAGCTATGACTTCCCCGCACTGTTCAAACACTTCCATGATGATCTGCTCGGTTCCGTTTTCCGGCAGGCCTCCAACAAACACCGTCTTGCACCCGGGGGGCCTCTCTCTTGTTGCTGGAGGGGGCAGAtctgaagagaggaggagagagaaagcagaCCAAGTCAGTTTTTGCTTTGTCAGCACATGTTCCTTTCATCTGCCCACCTCTCCCGAGAGACGACCAtaccttcctgccttccttcaaaTGAACACCTCGCATTTGACTTTACTACAGATTACTGCTTGGTAATCTAAAGTCTCGCCTGCCAGAAGCAGGTTGCCGAGTGTGCCCACCTACCACCTCTGACACGGCAGCACCAAGAGAGACCGCATGAGACCGCTGTGACTTGAAGTGTTTCTCCAACACCGAACCCATTCCCATGcccaggtgcccacctggcagtGCAGTGAGACCCTCCCAACTCAGTACATGAAGGCTGAGAAGGACTACGCGCTTGCTGCCTGGTGTTTCTTATGATCTAGAAAATCCTAAATAAATTTCAGTGCTGAGATCTATCGCCCCTGGTTAAGTTCACAGAATTACACtacttacatatttatttaacaaaacagTTGTATTACATTCTTTTAATTCTTTGGCATATTTCCGGCAAAGTTCTTCCAAAAGCAGTtattagattattttctttttctttggaaatggctCCTTTTGGTTCCCACATCAAG
Protein-coding sequences here:
- the ENOX2 gene encoding ecto-NOX disulfide-thiol exchanger 2 isoform X7 is translated as MFADGGRGGAGPGPGGLNHLSFDPASTNKSLQFSGAAGPRVSESQSPAENGSDPGKKRKRGTVPPDGGRNLSLDSIPMGLPMSDPAAWTTAMNNLGMAPMGMTGQPLLPDFDPALGMMTGIPPINPMMPGLGIVPPPIPPDMPAVKEIIHCKSCTLFPPNPHLPPPATRERPPGCKTVFVGGLPENGTEQIIMEVFEQCGEVIAIRKSKKNFCHIRFAEEFMVDKALYLSGYRIRLGSSTDKKDTGRLHVDFAQARDDLYEWECKQRMLAREERHRRRLEEERFRPPSPPPVVHYSDHECSVVAEKLKDDTKFLEAIQTLLTWIERGEVNRRTANNFYSMIQSANSHIRRLVNEKAAHEKEMEEAKEKFKLALSGILVQFEQIVAVYHSASKQKAWDHFTKAQRKNISVWCKQAEEIRNIHNDELMGIRREEEMEMSDEEIEDPSEMKETEESALVSQVEALKEENDSLRWQLDAYRNEVELLKQEQGKASRDEDTTKEQQMKLLQQALQGMQKHLLKVQDEYKKREAELEKVREDKLKIETLLENLKEQESSTPRVCACSQEKESPVEKTLSNSPVKSEREVLLVGIISTFLHVHPFGASIEYICSYLQRLDSKCLLYLRPSHPEVPAAQLMLSRDYCQEYLDRAPGESLDLHRGSGSSHDSTPEHVQAGAEWGWGQPREKVEVLWL
- the ENOX2 gene encoding ecto-NOX disulfide-thiol exchanger 2 isoform X13; protein product: MFADGGRGGAGPGPGGLNHLSFDPASTNKSLQFSGAAGPRVSESQSPAENGSDPGKKRKRGTVPPDGGRNLSLDSIPMGLPMSDPAAWTTAMNNLGMAPMGMTGQPLLPDFDPALGMMTGIPPINPMMPGLGIVPPPIPPDMPAVKEIIHCKSCTLFPPNPHLPPPATRERPPGCKTVFVGGLPENGTEQIIMEVFEQCGEVIAIRKSKKNFCHIRFAEEFMVDKALYLSGYRIRLGSSTDKKDTGRLHVDFAQARDDLYEWECKQRMLAREERHRRRLEEERFRPPSPPPVVHYSDHECSVVAEKLKDDTKFLEAIQTLLTWIERGEVNRRTANNFYSMIQSANSHIRRLVNEKAAHEKEMEEAKEKFKLALSGILVQFEQIVAVYHSASKQKAWDHFTKAQRKNISVWCKQAEEIRNIHNDELMGIRREEEMEMSDEEIEDPSEMKETEESALVSQVEALKEENDSLRWQLDAYRNEVELLKQEQGKASRDEDTTKEQQMKLLQQALQGMQKHLLKVQDEYKKREAELEKVREDKLKIETLLENLKEQESSTPRVCACSQEKESPVEKTLSNSPVKSEREVLLVGIISTFLHVHPFGASIEYICSYLQRLDSKICTAEVEVLMTRLQNTFRQELSGVGASLEKRWKFCGFDGLKMT
- the ENOX2 gene encoding ecto-NOX disulfide-thiol exchanger 2 isoform X12 codes for the protein MFADGGRGGAGPGPGGLNHLSFDPASTNKSLQFSGAAGPRVSESQSPAENGSDPGKKRKRGTVPPADGGRNLSLDSIPMGLPMSDPAAWTTAMNNLGMAPMGMTGQPLLPDFDPALGMMTGIPPINPMMPGLGIVPPPIPPDMPAVKEIIHCKSCTLFPPNPHLPPPATRERPPGCKTVFVGGLPENGTEQIIMEVFEQCGEVIAIRKSKKNFCHIRFAEEFMVDKALYLSGYRIRLGSSTDKKDTGRLHVDFAQARDDLYEWECKQRMLAREERHRRRLEEERFRPPSPPPVVHYSDHECSVVAEKLKDDTKFLEAIQTLLTWIERGEVNRRTANNFYSMIQSANSHIRRLVNEKAAHEKEMEEAKEKFKLALSGILVQFEQIVAVYHSASKQKAWDHFTKAQRKNISVWCKQAEEIRNIHNDELMGIRREEEMEMSDEEIEDPSEMKETEESALVSQVEALKEENDSLRWQLDAYRNEVELLKQEQGKASRDEDTTKEQQMKLLQQALQGMQKHLLKVQDEYKKREAELEKVREDKLKIETLLENLKEQESSTPRVCACSQEKESPVEKTLSNSPVKSEREVLLVGIISTFLHVHPFGASIEYICSYLQRLDSKICTAEVEVLMTRLQNTFRQELSGVGASLEKRWKFCGFDGLKMT